A genome region from Nocardia sp. NBC_00565 includes the following:
- a CDS encoding MarR family transcriptional regulator, whose translation MTDVTKSTGAKQRARRHRQSANAVKESLRDLNIQLSLLNRQFGVQMQLKDADWNCLDLINRHGPLSPGALARLSGLHPATMTGVLDRLQRGGFITRERDPEATDRRAVTVRATQDRNPELYRMLSGMNNRMDDLCDRYSAAELELIADFLRRTTAAGHDATAELAGE comes from the coding sequence ATGACAGACGTAACAAAATCGACGGGAGCGAAGCAGCGAGCGCGGCGGCATCGGCAATCGGCCAACGCGGTCAAGGAGTCGCTGCGCGACCTGAACATCCAGTTATCGCTGCTCAACCGGCAGTTCGGCGTGCAGATGCAGCTCAAGGACGCCGACTGGAATTGCCTCGACCTGATCAACCGGCACGGCCCGCTCAGCCCCGGAGCGCTCGCCCGGCTGTCCGGACTGCATCCCGCGACCATGACCGGCGTCCTGGATCGCCTGCAACGCGGCGGCTTCATCACCCGCGAACGCGATCCGGAGGCCACCGACCGCCGCGCCGTCACCGTGCGCGCCACCCAGGACCGCAACCCGGAGCTGTACCGCATGCTCTCCGGCATGAACAACCGCATGGACGACCTGTGCGACCGCTACTCCGCGGCCGAACTGGAGCTGATCGCGGACTTCCTGCGCCGCACCACCGCCGCCGGGCACGACGCGACCGCTGAACTCGCCGGCGAATAA
- a CDS encoding NAD(P)-dependent oxidoreductase, with the protein MRISVFGANGPTGRLLTGQALAAGHDVVAVTRQPAEFPIEHDRLTVFGGDVHQQDSVDTAIAGADAVLSALGVPYGKEPITTYSNGIRHIIAAMHRHGVRRIAAVSSSAVDPKPYSEAGFLFNRVLQPYIAGVMGKTLYDDMRRMESLLRASDLAWTIVRPGGLYELPAVTDYTMVEGHADHRYTARVDLAAALLRLAEEDRFAHRIVSVVTTTDNPSLFQLIRTEALGKH; encoded by the coding sequence ATGCGCATCAGCGTTTTCGGAGCCAACGGACCCACCGGGCGACTGCTGACCGGGCAGGCCCTCGCGGCGGGCCACGACGTCGTCGCGGTCACCCGGCAGCCTGCGGAGTTTCCGATCGAGCACGATCGGCTCACCGTCTTCGGCGGCGATGTCCACCAACAGGATTCGGTCGATACCGCGATCGCCGGTGCCGACGCGGTGCTGTCGGCATTGGGAGTGCCGTACGGCAAAGAGCCGATCACCACCTACTCCAACGGAATTCGCCACATCATCGCCGCGATGCACCGCCACGGCGTGCGTCGGATCGCGGCCGTCTCGTCGAGTGCGGTCGATCCGAAGCCCTATTCGGAAGCCGGGTTCCTGTTCAATCGGGTGCTGCAGCCCTACATCGCGGGCGTCATGGGCAAGACGCTCTACGACGATATGCGGCGGATGGAATCGCTGCTCAGGGCCAGTGATCTGGCGTGGACGATTGTGCGTCCCGGTGGGTTGTACGAGTTGCCCGCTGTCACCGATTACACGATGGTCGAGGGGCATGCCGACCATCGATACACCGCTCGGGTCGACTTGGCGGCAGCCCTGCTGCGACTGGCCGAGGAGGACCGCTTCGCGCACCGGATCGTC